The following proteins are co-located in the Pectinophora gossypiella chromosome 7, ilPecGoss1.1, whole genome shotgun sequence genome:
- the LOC126368518 gene encoding acylphosphatase-2, whose amino-acid sequence MSAEDPNALASVEFEVFGQVQGCYFTKYCKELAEQLGVTGWVKNSKKGTIVGKMQGNKPELDHMIDWLKTTGSPGCKIEKCELTNWMYLARLDYHDFSIRF is encoded by the exons ATGAGTGCGGAGGACCCAAATGCTTTGGCGTCAGTGGAATTTGAAGTGTTCGGGCAAGTGCAAG GTTGTTACTTCACGAAGTACTGCAAAGAGCTGGCTGAGCAGCTGGGCGTGACCGGGTGGGTGAAGAATTCTAAGAAGGGGACCATCGTCGGCAAGATGCAGGGGAACAAGCCGGAGCTGGATCACAT GATTGACTGGCTGAAGACGACAGGGTCTCCAGGATGTAAGATAGAGAAGTGCGAGCTGACCAACTGGATGTATCTCGCCAGGCTCGACTACCACGATTTCAGCATACGATTCTGA